A window of the Pueribacillus theae genome harbors these coding sequences:
- a CDS encoding phosphoribosylaminoimidazolesuccinocarboxamide synthase: MKLIYTGKTKNVYALEDGNYLLKFKDDMTGEGGVFDPGANTVGLTMEGAGQAGLRLTKYFFEILKDKGIPTHYVDANLDEATMTVLPAEVFGEGLEVICRFKAVGSFLRRYGKYVKEGQALDSFVEVTLKDDERGDPPISEDALAMLNILSREEYATLKQLTVEIANIVKNELAKRDIKLYDIKFEFGRVGKDKHIALIDEISGGNMRAYKNGEPIKPLDLEKMIIDAQ, encoded by the coding sequence ATGAAACTTATATATACTGGCAAAACGAAAAACGTGTACGCGCTTGAAGATGGGAACTACTTACTTAAATTTAAAGATGACATGACGGGGGAGGGCGGCGTATTTGATCCTGGTGCAAATACTGTCGGTCTGACAATGGAAGGGGCTGGACAAGCTGGCCTTCGTCTAACGAAGTATTTTTTTGAAATTCTAAAGGATAAAGGCATCCCAACCCATTATGTGGACGCCAATCTTGATGAAGCGACGATGACGGTTTTGCCTGCGGAGGTTTTTGGCGAAGGGCTTGAAGTGATTTGCCGTTTCAAAGCAGTTGGCAGCTTTCTACGCCGTTACGGAAAATATGTGAAGGAGGGGCAAGCCCTCGATTCATTCGTTGAAGTTACGCTGAAAGATGATGAAAGAGGCGATCCCCCGATTAGCGAAGATGCGCTCGCTATGTTAAACATCCTCTCAAGAGAAGAATATGCCACACTTAAACAATTAACGGTTGAGATCGCAAATATCGTGAAAAATGAACTTGCCAAAAGAGACATTAAGCTCTACGATATTAAATTCGAATTTGGAAGAGTGGGCAAAGATAAGCATATTGCTTTAATCGATGAAATTTCAGGAGGCAATATGCGGGCTTATAAAAATGGGGAGCCAATCAAACCTCTAGATTTGGAAAAAATGATCATAGATGCACAATAA
- a CDS encoding cell wall hydrolase, whose translation MKKILFHGIILFLGTFFFFAEASNGKAASLLKLGSTGQEVYDVQAKLHRMGYLHTNPTGFYGPLTERAVKDFQYETRLWADGIVGISTRNQLGNVEMMARVIHGEARGESYGGKVAVAAVILNRKDSPHFPNTIRDVIFQRNAFTAVHDGQYHLTPGNDAYKAAIHALKGHDPTNGSTYYYNPRIATNKWISTRQTTGEIGNHVFAQ comes from the coding sequence ATGAAAAAAATCTTATTTCACGGCATTATTTTATTTTTGGGAACATTTTTCTTTTTCGCCGAAGCTTCGAATGGGAAAGCGGCAAGTTTATTAAAGCTTGGCAGCACAGGACAAGAAGTGTACGATGTCCAAGCGAAATTACATAGGATGGGCTATTTGCATACGAATCCTACTGGTTTCTACGGCCCGTTGACAGAACGGGCAGTCAAGGATTTCCAGTACGAAACACGCCTATGGGCAGATGGAATCGTTGGCATAAGCACGAGAAACCAGCTTGGCAACGTTGAAATGATGGCTAGAGTCATTCACGGGGAAGCAAGAGGAGAGTCATATGGTGGAAAAGTAGCTGTTGCGGCGGTTATTTTGAACAGAAAGGACTCCCCGCATTTTCCGAATACCATTCGGGACGTTATTTTTCAAAGAAACGCATTTACAGCTGTTCATGACGGCCAATATCATCTTACCCCAGGAAATGATGCATATAAGGCCGCAATCCACGCGTTGAAAGGACATGATCCTACGAACGGTTCGACATACTATTACAATCCGAGGATCGCAACGAATAAATGGATATCTACCCGCCAAACAACCGGGGAAATCGGAAATCATGTGTTTGCACAATGA